One Pleurocapsa sp. PCC 7327 DNA segment encodes these proteins:
- a CDS encoding FAD-binding oxidoreductase, with translation MTSTTTIWDTIAAELNGIEIITDPTQLTKLSLDYYHFSPILEAQLKDKRGNLVVRPATEADVMQVAKTCVKHKVPLTVRGAGTGNYGQCIPLEGGVILDTTKMNQIRWIKPGLACVEPGVKMAAFDKQAREIGWELRMAPSTYRTATIGGFIGGGSVGMGSITYGQLRDRGNLRALRVVTLEDEPRAIELRGDEVQKVNHAYGTNGIMTELEIPLAPAYPWAEIIVAFDEFMTAARFGQVLSDSDGIVKKMVSIHAWPIPSYFAALQSYLPQGKHCALLMVSETDLEPFQELVREYGGEITYNKTAQEASKGTSILEFTWNHTTLHARSVDPTLTYLQTFYFTLDRVEHMYHHFGDELAIHLEFLRVGGKAIPGGLQLVRFTTEERLNEIIRYHEEQGAGIANPHTYILEDGGRKTIDPEQLAFKKLVDPYGLMNPGKMRAWSQTTND, from the coding sequence ATGACCTCGACGACAACGATTTGGGATACCATAGCCGCCGAACTCAACGGCATAGAAATTATTACCGACCCCACTCAACTGACGAAACTCTCCCTCGACTACTACCACTTCAGCCCCATTTTAGAAGCACAACTCAAAGATAAGCGAGGCAATCTCGTTGTCCGTCCTGCCACGGAAGCAGACGTCATGCAAGTGGCGAAAACTTGTGTCAAACATAAAGTCCCTCTCACCGTCAGAGGTGCGGGAACGGGAAATTATGGACAATGCATACCCCTCGAAGGCGGCGTAATTCTTGACACGACCAAAATGAATCAAATTCGCTGGATTAAACCGGGACTCGCTTGCGTCGAACCTGGGGTGAAAATGGCAGCTTTTGACAAACAAGCAAGAGAAATCGGCTGGGAATTGCGGATGGCACCGTCTACCTACCGTACAGCCACCATTGGCGGGTTTATCGGCGGCGGTAGCGTCGGGATGGGTTCGATTACCTACGGACAATTGCGCGATCGCGGCAATCTTCGCGCCCTTCGCGTCGTCACTCTCGAAGACGAACCCCGCGCGATCGAATTGCGAGGCGATGAGGTTCAGAAGGTCAACCACGCCTACGGGACTAATGGCATTATGACAGAATTAGAAATTCCCCTGGCCCCTGCCTATCCCTGGGCAGAAATTATCGTCGCCTTCGATGAGTTTATGACGGCAGCGCGATTCGGACAAGTCCTTAGCGATAGCGATGGCATCGTCAAAAAAATGGTCAGCATTCATGCATGGCCCATTCCTTCATACTTTGCCGCCCTGCAAAGCTATCTTCCCCAAGGCAAGCACTGTGCCCTTTTGATGGTATCGGAAACCGATCTAGAACCTTTCCAAGAATTAGTCCGCGAGTACGGCGGCGAGATAACTTACAACAAAACCGCCCAAGAAGCCAGTAAAGGAACCAGCATACTCGAATTTACTTGGAATCATACCACGCTTCACGCCCGCAGCGTCGATCCTACCCTCACCTATTTACAAACCTTTTACTTTACGCTCGATCGCGTCGAACACATGTATCATCACTTCGGCGATGAACTGGCGATTCATTTAGAATTCCTTCGCGTAGGCGGAAAAGCCATTCCAGGAGGGTTACAACTGGTTCGCTTCACTACTGAAGAACGCCTCAACGAAATTATCCGCTATCACGAGGAACAAGGAGCAGGCATTGCCAATCCTCACACCTACATCCTCGAAGACGGCGGCAGAAAAACCATCGATCCCGAACAATTAGCCTTCAAAAAACTAGTCGATCCCTACGGATTGATGAATCCAGGTAAAATGCGAGCATGGTCGCAAACGACTAATGACTAA
- a CDS encoding TVP38/TMEM64 family protein — MTKSSIIILTVICILVTGIGIYWLGGIDQEQLQAWLKKMGIWAPIVYVLLYTLGTLFILPSTPLNLSGGALFGVWWGTLWTTVAAIIAAVVSFAFTRTVGREYIAQKLAGRWEAIDAEMRQGGLFYMFAVRLLPLIPYGIVNFAAGLTSIRFRDYLIGTMLGTVPGILPFVMMGSGLQELTSGNVFPLMCALALTGMLVGVATWYRRRRQSPQKALEEVEKKRLLEGDRDIEKYD; from the coding sequence ATGACGAAAAGCAGCATTATTATCCTTACCGTTATTTGTATCCTAGTGACAGGGATAGGAATTTATTGGCTGGGAGGAATTGACCAAGAACAATTGCAAGCATGGCTTAAAAAAATGGGGATCTGGGCACCCATTGTCTATGTCCTTCTCTATACGCTGGGAACGCTTTTTATCCTGCCATCTACTCCACTCAATCTCAGTGGCGGCGCGCTTTTCGGCGTTTGGTGGGGAACGCTATGGACGACAGTTGCGGCAATCATTGCCGCAGTGGTTTCTTTTGCCTTTACGCGAACGGTAGGGCGAGAATACATTGCCCAGAAACTAGCGGGACGATGGGAAGCGATCGATGCAGAAATGCGTCAAGGCGGATTGTTTTATATGTTTGCCGTTCGCCTGTTGCCGCTGATTCCCTATGGAATTGTTAATTTTGCTGCCGGGTTGACCTCCATTCGCTTTCGGGACTACTTAATCGGGACAATGCTAGGAACAGTTCCCGGCATTTTACCCTTCGTCATGATGGGATCTGGTTTGCAGGAACTGACTAGCGGCAACGTCTTTCCTCTCATGTGCGCTTTGGCATTAACGGGAATGTTAGTGGGAGTGGCGACTTGGTATCGTCGCCGCCGTCAGTCGCCTCAGAAAGCTTTAGAAGAAGTAGAGAAAAAGCGTTTGTTAGAGGGCGATCGCGATATTGAAAAGTATGATTAA